Within Pseudomonas sp. LBUM920, the genomic segment TCACCAGGGCATGCATTTCGACACGCCGGTGAAAATCAACGAAGTCACCGCCGACACCGTTCAGGAAATCAAATACGACCCGACGCGTTTCGATTTCGGCGACGTGAAATACGATCCCAAGTCCACTGAACAGCTGGGTTATGCCGGTTTCCGTGTGCTGTACCCGATCAACACGCCTGACAAGCAAGACGAAATCATGACCATGCTCGGCGCCAGCTACTTCCGCGTCGTCGGCAAAGGCCAGTCGTATGGCCTGTCGGCCCGTGGCATGGCGATCGACACTGCATTGCCGTCCGGTGAAGAGTTTCCGCGTTTCACCGAATTCTGGATCGAGCGTCCAAAACCGGGTGAAAAGCAGTTGGTGATTTTCGCCTTGCTGGACTCCCCACGCGCCACCGGCGCCTATCGCCTGACCCTGCGCCCTGGCACCGACACCGTTGTCGACGTCAAGTCCCAGATGTTCCTGCGCGACAAGGTCAGCAAACTGGGCGTTGCCCCGCTGACCAGCATGTTCCTGTTTGGCGCGAACCAGCCGTCGAAGGTGCTCAACTACCGTCGTGAACTGCACGATTCCAGCGGTCTGTCGATCCATGCCGGCAACGGTGAGTGGATCTGGCGCCCTCTGAACAACCCTAAACATCTGTCGGTCAGCAACTTCACCATCGAAAACCCGCGTGGTTTCGGCCTGCTGCAACGCGGCCGCGACTTCAGCCACTACGAAGACCTGGACGACAACTACGACAAGCGCCCAAGCGCCTGGATCGAGCCTGAAGGCGACTGGGGCAAGGGTTCCGTCGATTTGGTAGAGATTCCTACCGCCGATGAAACCAACGACAACATCGTTGCGTTCTGGAGCCCGGCCGAGCTGCCAAAAGTCGGCGAGCCGCTGGACATCAGCTACCGCTTGCACTGGACCATGGACGAGAAAGCCCTGCACCCGGCCGACAGCGCCTGGGTCAAGCAAACCTTGCGCTCCACCGGTGACGTGAAGCAGTCCAACCTGATCCGTCAGCCGGACGGCAGCGTGGCCTACCTGGTTGACTTCGAGGGCCCGTCCCTCAAAGCCCTGCCGGCAGACGCCGCGGTGCGCAGCCAGGTGAGTGTCGGCGACAATGCCGAAATCGTTGAAAACAGCGTGCGTTACAACGAACACACCAAAGGCTGGCGCTTGACCCTGCGGATGAAGATCAAGGACGCAGGCAAACCGACTGAAATGCGTGCAGCCCTGGTCCAGGAGATCCCGCAGCCGGAGCCTGAGAAAGCGTCGACCCAAGTGATCAAGGCCGACAAGCTCCTGGCCAAGCAACACGAGAAACAGGCCAAGAAAGAAGCTAAAGAAGCAAAAGAAGCAAAAGACGCGAAAGAAGCCAAAGACAAGGAAGCCAAGCAGCCAGAAGCTGCCCCGGCCACGCCACTCTCTAATCCGGAGCCGGCCAAGACAGAACACGTCCTGACCGAAACCTGGAGCTATCAGTTGCCTGCCGATGAGTAATTCTCAAGCCACGCCCGAGACTCTGTCCGAGTACCTGGCGCACCTCCCGATGACCGCCGAGCAGCGCGCCGAACTGGCGGGCTGCACGTCCTTCAGCGAGCTGCATGAGCGGCTTTCGTCGGCGACCTTCGACGCACCAGCCGACGCTGCCCAAGCGTCGGTCGGCCGTCGGCTGACCCTCAACACCGCCGAAGAGCTGCAAGACGCAGAAATGC encodes:
- a CDS encoding glucan biosynthesis protein G is translated as MIVSPCNAPKLSAKRLRNALVTGSALFCLFGAGQLWAFSLDDVSAKAKELAGQKYEAPRSNLPNEFREMKFADYQKIRFRNEKAEWADQNTPFKLSFYHQGMHFDTPVKINEVTADTVQEIKYDPTRFDFGDVKYDPKSTEQLGYAGFRVLYPINTPDKQDEIMTMLGASYFRVVGKGQSYGLSARGMAIDTALPSGEEFPRFTEFWIERPKPGEKQLVIFALLDSPRATGAYRLTLRPGTDTVVDVKSQMFLRDKVSKLGVAPLTSMFLFGANQPSKVLNYRRELHDSSGLSIHAGNGEWIWRPLNNPKHLSVSNFTIENPRGFGLLQRGRDFSHYEDLDDNYDKRPSAWIEPEGDWGKGSVDLVEIPTADETNDNIVAFWSPAELPKVGEPLDISYRLHWTMDEKALHPADSAWVKQTLRSTGDVKQSNLIRQPDGSVAYLVDFEGPSLKALPADAAVRSQVSVGDNAEIVENSVRYNEHTKGWRLTLRMKIKDAGKPTEMRAALVQEIPQPEPEKASTQVIKADKLLAKQHEKQAKKEAKEAKEAKDAKEAKDKEAKQPEAAPATPLSNPEPAKTEHVLTETWSYQLPADE